A DNA window from Zingiber officinale cultivar Zhangliang chromosome 3A, Zo_v1.1, whole genome shotgun sequence contains the following coding sequences:
- the LOC122052281 gene encoding synaptotagmin-2-like, which yields MGFFGTVLGFFGFGCGISFGLVVGYYLFIYFQPADVKDPEIRPIVEYDLTALEKIFPEIPLWVKNPDFDRIDWLNKFLEYMWPYLDKAICKTAKEIAKPIIAENTAKYKIDSVDFETLTLGCLPPTLQGMKVYTTDEKELIMEPLLKWAGNPNVTVVVKAFGLKATAQVLDLQVFAIPRITLKPLVPNFPCFAKILVSLMEKPHVDFGLKLLGADVMSIPGLYRFVQETIKKQVASMYLWPKTLEVPIMDPTKALKKPVGILEVTVVQAMKLKKKDFLGKSDPYVKLTLADDNLPAKKTSVKRSNLNPEWNEEFKFVIKDPESQVLELSVYDWEQVGKHEKMGLNVIPLKDLTPDETKTLTLDLLKNLDTNDPQNDKLRGQLVVEVTYKPFKEGDVSNDITDEEGEVEKAPEGTPAGGGLLVAIIHEAQDLEGKHHTNPYVQILFRGEMKKTKCIKKNRDPRWDEEFQFVCEEPPTNDKMHVEVVSRPPSIGIHSKEILGYVVISLADVVNNKRINEKYHLIDSKNGCVQVELQWRTS from the exons ATGGGGTTCTTCGGCACGGTGTTGGGGTTCTTCGGGTTTGGATGCGGAATCTCCTTCGGGTTGGTCGTCGGCTACTACCTGTTCATCTACTTCCAGCCCGCCGATGTCAAG gatcctgaaattcggCCAATTGTTGAATATGATTTGACCGCATTGGAGAAAATATTTCCGGAAATTCCTTTATGGGTGAAGAATCCAGATTTTGATCGA ATTGACTGGCTAAACAAGTTTCTAGAGTATATGTGGCCTTATCTTGACAAG GCAATCTGCAAAACTGCAAAGGAGATAGCAAAACCAATTATTGCTGAGAATACTGCCAAGTACAAGATTGACTCAGTTGATTTTGAAACCCTCACCCTAGGTTGTTTGCCACCTACCCTTCAAG GAATGAAAGTTTACACTACTGATGAAAAGGAATTGATCATGGAACCATTATTGAAGTGGGCTGGAAACCCTAATGTGACTGTTGTGGTTAAGGCATTTGGATTAAAAGCAACTGCACAG GTTTTAGACTTGCAAGTCTTTGCGATTCCACGGATTACATTAAAGCCTCTGGTCCCCAACTTCCCTTGTTTCGCAAAGATTCTTGTATCACTCATGGAGAAG CCACATGTTGATTTTGGATTAAAGCTTCTAGGAGCTGATGTTATGTCAATACCTGGTCTTTACAGATTTGTTcag GAGACCataaagaaacaagttgcaagcATGTACCTATGGCCTAAAACACTAGAAGTCCCAATTATGGACCCTACAAA AGCTCTGAAGAAGCCTGTTGGCATTTTGGAAGTGACTGTTGTCCAAGCAATGAAATTGAAGAAAAAAGATTTTTTGGGTAAGTCAGATCCATATGTAAAGCTAACTCTTGCAGATGATAATCTGCCAGCAAAGAAGACCAGTGTGAAACGTAGCAATCTTAATCCTGAGTGGAATGAGGAATTCAAGTTTGTTATTAAGGATCCAGAATCTCAAGTTCTAGAACTTAGTGTCTATGACTGGGAACAG GTTGGGAAACATGAAAAGATGGGTTTGAATGTTATCCCACTGAAAGATCTTACCCCTGATGAGACAAAAACGCTAACTCTTGACTTGCTCAAAAACTTGGATACTAATGATCCTCAAAATGACAAGTTACGTGGACAGCTTGTTGTAGAAGTCACCTATAAGCCATTCAAGGAAGGGGATGTTTCAAATGATATAACtgatgaagaaggagaagtagAGAAGGCGCCTGAAGGCACTCCAGCAGGTGGTGGTTTGCTTGTGGCTATCATCCATGAAGCTCAAGATCTTGAAGGGAAGCATCACACAAATCCTTATGTTCAGATCCTGTTCAGAGGAGAGATGAAGAAAACTAAG TGCATCAAGAAAAATCGAGATCCGCGATGGGATGAGGAATTTCAGTTTGTTTGTGAGGAACCACCAACAAATGATAAAATGCATGTCGAGGTTGTTAGTCGACCACCAAGTATTGGAATCCACTCTAAG GAAATATTGGGATATGTGGTCATCAGCCTTGCAGATGTCGTCAACAACAAGAGAATCAATGAGAAATATCATCTTATCGATTCTAAAAACGGTTGCGTGCAAGTTGAGCTGCAGTGGAGAACATCATAA